One genomic window of Arachis stenosperma cultivar V10309 chromosome 10, arast.V10309.gnm1.PFL2, whole genome shotgun sequence includes the following:
- the LOC130954516 gene encoding VAN3-binding protein-like isoform X1, whose translation MIISEEISEILVVGTFRRLKEVAKTKRRKMEGGLFPHWKDGPWHELDLEENEELFLVSSLPAIPEPPTPHEPMEFLSRSWSLSTSEISKALSEKQNQNQPLLDHKSSPDTLPEPISAPQLVPGKITHSGHCRRMSSTIGKWLHQKQNGNTNTSMKKKDQARIENARVHSALSIAGLASALAAVAAAQDPGGSSCSKLDLAMASATQLLASYCIEMAELAGADHDRVASTVRSAVDIQTPGDLITLTAAAATALRGEAALRERLPKETKRNASISPCDKGTAEFCLEGKLWENHSPCEGDLMQLTEKGVLRWKHVSIYINKKCQVKIKIKSKHVGGAFSKKNKCVVYGVCDKDGAWPYRKEREESDENYYFGLKTGEGLMEFKCKNEIQKQKWVDGIELLLRQVNSVEPNEPSMEFSN comes from the exons aTGATTATTTCAGAGGAGATCTCGGAAATCTTAG TGGTTGGAACATTCAGAAGATTGAAAGAAGTGGCAAAAACAAAAAGACGAAAAATGGAAGGTGGCTTGTTTCCACATTGGAAAGATGGACCATGGCACGAGCTAGATTTAGAGGAGAATGAAGAACTGTTTTTGGTGTCATCCTTGCCAGCAATACCTGAGCCACCAACACCACATGAGCCTATGGAGTTCTTATCCAGGTCATGGAGTCTCTCTACTTCTGAGATTTCAAAGGCTCTTTCGGAGaagcaaaaccaaaaccaaCCTCTTCTTGACCATAAGAGTAGTCCAGACACGCTGCCTGAACCAATTTCTGCACCTCAATTAGTA CCAGGTAAGATCACACATTCTGGTCATTGTAGAAGAATGAGTAGTACTATTGGGAAATGGTTGCATCAGAAGCAGAATGGAAATACTAATACCagtatgaaaaagaaagatCAGGCACGTATTGAGAATGCACGCGTGCATTCTGCTCTTTCCATTGCCGGGCTAGCATCTGCCTTGGCTGCTGTGGCCGCAGCGCAGGACCCAGGTGGCAGCTCTTGTTCCAAACTGGACCTTGCTATGGCTTCAGCCACACAACTCTTAGCTTCTTATTGCATTGAAATGGCTGAGTTAGCTGGAGCTGATCATGACCGTGTCGCTTCAACTGTAAGGTCTGCAGTTGATATTCAAACCCCAGGTGATCTAATCACTCTTACCGCTGCAGCTGCAACAG CTTTGCGAGGAGAAGCAGCTCTGAGAGAAAGATTGCCAAAGGAAACTAAGAGGAATGCATCAATAAGTCCCTGTGATAAGGGAACAGCAGAATTCTGTTTAGAGGGTAAGCTTTGGGAAAATCATTCTCCATGTGAGGGAGATTTAATGCAACTCACAGAAAAAG GTGTATTACGATGGAAACATGTATCTATCTACATCAACAAGAAATGCCAG gTCAAGATTAAGATCAAAAGCAAGCATGTTGGAGGAGCATTCTCCAAAAAGAATAAAT GTGTTGTTTATGGAGTATGTGATAAAGATGGTGCATGGCCATATagaaaagaaagggaagaaTCAGATGAAAACTACTATTTTGGCCTGAAAACTGgagaaggtcttatggagtttAAGTGCAAAAATGAAATCCAAAAGCAGAAATGGGTTGATGGGATAGAGCTTCTACTTCGTCAAGTCAATTCTGTTGAACCAAATGAGCCTAGTATGGAATTTTCAAATTAA
- the LOC130954516 gene encoding VAN3-binding protein-like isoform X2 — MEGGLFPHWKDGPWHELDLEENEELFLVSSLPAIPEPPTPHEPMEFLSRSWSLSTSEISKALSEKQNQNQPLLDHKSSPDTLPEPISAPQLVPGKITHSGHCRRMSSTIGKWLHQKQNGNTNTSMKKKDQARIENARVHSALSIAGLASALAAVAAAQDPGGSSCSKLDLAMASATQLLASYCIEMAELAGADHDRVASTVRSAVDIQTPGDLITLTAAAATALRGEAALRERLPKETKRNASISPCDKGTAEFCLEGKLWENHSPCEGDLMQLTEKGVLRWKHVSIYINKKCQVKIKIKSKHVGGAFSKKNKCVVYGVCDKDGAWPYRKEREESDENYYFGLKTGEGLMEFKCKNEIQKQKWVDGIELLLRQVNSVEPNEPSMEFSN, encoded by the exons ATGGAAGGTGGCTTGTTTCCACATTGGAAAGATGGACCATGGCACGAGCTAGATTTAGAGGAGAATGAAGAACTGTTTTTGGTGTCATCCTTGCCAGCAATACCTGAGCCACCAACACCACATGAGCCTATGGAGTTCTTATCCAGGTCATGGAGTCTCTCTACTTCTGAGATTTCAAAGGCTCTTTCGGAGaagcaaaaccaaaaccaaCCTCTTCTTGACCATAAGAGTAGTCCAGACACGCTGCCTGAACCAATTTCTGCACCTCAATTAGTA CCAGGTAAGATCACACATTCTGGTCATTGTAGAAGAATGAGTAGTACTATTGGGAAATGGTTGCATCAGAAGCAGAATGGAAATACTAATACCagtatgaaaaagaaagatCAGGCACGTATTGAGAATGCACGCGTGCATTCTGCTCTTTCCATTGCCGGGCTAGCATCTGCCTTGGCTGCTGTGGCCGCAGCGCAGGACCCAGGTGGCAGCTCTTGTTCCAAACTGGACCTTGCTATGGCTTCAGCCACACAACTCTTAGCTTCTTATTGCATTGAAATGGCTGAGTTAGCTGGAGCTGATCATGACCGTGTCGCTTCAACTGTAAGGTCTGCAGTTGATATTCAAACCCCAGGTGATCTAATCACTCTTACCGCTGCAGCTGCAACAG CTTTGCGAGGAGAAGCAGCTCTGAGAGAAAGATTGCCAAAGGAAACTAAGAGGAATGCATCAATAAGTCCCTGTGATAAGGGAACAGCAGAATTCTGTTTAGAGGGTAAGCTTTGGGAAAATCATTCTCCATGTGAGGGAGATTTAATGCAACTCACAGAAAAAG GTGTATTACGATGGAAACATGTATCTATCTACATCAACAAGAAATGCCAG gTCAAGATTAAGATCAAAAGCAAGCATGTTGGAGGAGCATTCTCCAAAAAGAATAAAT GTGTTGTTTATGGAGTATGTGATAAAGATGGTGCATGGCCATATagaaaagaaagggaagaaTCAGATGAAAACTACTATTTTGGCCTGAAAACTGgagaaggtcttatggagtttAAGTGCAAAAATGAAATCCAAAAGCAGAAATGGGTTGATGGGATAGAGCTTCTACTTCGTCAAGTCAATTCTGTTGAACCAAATGAGCCTAGTATGGAATTTTCAAATTAA